One window of Perca fluviatilis chromosome 12, GENO_Pfluv_1.0, whole genome shotgun sequence genomic DNA carries:
- the LOC120569396 gene encoding olfactory receptor 52A5-like, protein MDSELNITYITLGGHVEVDKYRYLYFLMMFTVYILIICSNSTIVYLIWVHQNLHEPMYIFIGALLLNSLLISTAIYPKLLNDFLSEKQLISYSACLFQCFLYYSLNSSEFLLLAAMAYDRYVSICKPLQYQTIMKKTTVCIFLALAWFVPACQVAVPVALGAIAKLCNFTLKGIFCNNSIYKLHCVSSKALTVYSVIVFFNVSILPVLFIIFTYTKIFIVTYQSRREVRMKAAQTCLPHLLVLISFSFLFTYDVVIVKLELELPKTIHLIMTLQVILYHPLFNPIIYGLKLKEIHKHIKKLFCQRKLHQHFYK, encoded by the coding sequence ATGGATAGTGAATtaaatataacatatattaCTCTTGGTGGGCATGTTGAAGTGGACAAATACagatatctttattttttgatgatgttcacagTATATATTCTAATAATCTGCAGTAATTCTACTATTGTGTACCTTATCTGGGTTCACCAAAACCTTCATGAGcctatgtacattttcattgGTGCTTTGTTACTGAATTCTCTTCTTATCAGCACTGCTATTTATCCAAAGCTTTTGAATGACTTTTTATCTGAAAAACAGCTCATATCTtattcagcctgtctctttcaGTGTTTCCTATATTACTCTTTAAATAGTTCAGAATTCTTACTGTTAGCAGCCATGGCTTATGACagatatgtgtctatatgtaaaCCTCTGCAATATCAAACTATCATGAAGAAAACAACTGTGTGTATCTTTCTGGCTTTAGCTTGGtttgtgcctgcttgtcaggTTGCAGTTCCAGTAGCTCTTGGTGCAATTGCTAAACTCTGTAATTTTACTTTGAAAGGAATATTTTGCAACAACTCAATTTACAAACTTCACTGTGTGAGCTCAAAAGCACTCACTGTGTACAGTGTGATTGTCTTTTTCAATGTTTCAATTCTCCCTGTGCTTTTCATAATCTTTACATACACAAAGATATTCATAGTAACGTACCAAAGTCGTAGAGAAGTCAGAATGAAAGCTGCACAGACCTGTTTACCTCATCTGTTGGTTCTAAtcagcttttcttttttgtttaccTATGATGTCGTTATAGTTAAACTGGAATTGGAGCTTCCAAAAACTATACATTTAATAATGACTTTACAAGTGATTTTGTATCATCCTCTCTTTAATCCAATCATATACGGACTAAAACTGAAAGAAATTCATAAACACATCAAGAAGTTGTTCTGTCAAAGAAAACTGCACCAACATTTCTACAAATGA